A region from the Saccharomonospora azurea NA-128 genome encodes:
- a CDS encoding septum formation family protein → MSRQGLVLAGAALMVAVTVTSCVTEVDGTAAPPTTHAAAGHTETPSPSPTSPSDTPAPTDDGIAAPGQCVDGNDPAPVDCEDPHTVEITASGSFGGAMAEEPPGRDEVFAAVFPSCRQEAADYLGSSDFDLTTLSAWLLWAGEEAWDRGERWYRCGVVELDKANKAKQRTGSIRNALRGDGVHAHRLCSLTAPSEESPSPTPCDRPHRGEAVALVPMGERSDPIPSEQDFHAAAKEACDDAVVDYLGAPRDDVAAAWRWPDEGAWKQGFTNLTCYLQTDKPVTASLRGVKSSPLPR, encoded by the coding sequence ATGTCCAGACAGGGGTTAGTGCTCGCAGGGGCCGCGCTGATGGTCGCGGTGACCGTGACGTCGTGCGTCACCGAGGTGGACGGCACCGCCGCGCCACCCACCACGCACGCGGCGGCGGGTCACACCGAGACACCGTCGCCCAGCCCGACCTCCCCGTCGGACACACCCGCGCCCACGGACGACGGCATCGCGGCACCGGGCCAGTGCGTCGACGGCAACGATCCCGCCCCCGTCGACTGCGAGGACCCGCACACCGTGGAGATCACGGCGAGCGGGTCGTTCGGCGGCGCGATGGCCGAGGAGCCGCCCGGCCGCGACGAGGTCTTCGCCGCCGTGTTCCCCTCCTGCCGGCAGGAGGCCGCCGACTACCTCGGGAGCTCCGACTTCGACCTCACCACCCTGTCCGCGTGGCTGCTGTGGGCGGGAGAGGAGGCCTGGGACCGCGGCGAGCGCTGGTACCGCTGCGGCGTCGTCGAGCTCGACAAGGCCAACAAGGCGAAGCAGCGCACCGGCTCGATCCGCAACGCGTTGCGCGGTGACGGCGTCCACGCCCACCGCCTGTGTTCGCTGACCGCGCCCTCGGAGGAGTCGCCGTCCCCGACGCCGTGCGACCGGCCGCACCGTGGCGAGGCGGTGGCGCTGGTGCCGATGGGCGAGCGCTCCGACCCCATCCCCAGCGAGCAGGACTTCCACGCCGCCGCGAAGGAGGCGTGCGACGACGCCGTCGTCGACTACCTCGGCGCGCCACGCGACGACGTGGCGGCCGCCTGGCGCTGGCCCGACGAGGGCGCCTGGAAGCAGGGGTTCACCAACCTCACGTGCTACCTGCAGACCGACAAGCCGGTCACGGCCTCGCTGCGGGGCGTCAAGAGCAGCCCGCTCCCGCGGTGA